From one Danio rerio strain Tuebingen ecotype United States chromosome 19, GRCz12tu, whole genome shotgun sequence genomic stretch:
- the rpa3 gene encoding replication protein A 14 kDa subunit (The RefSeq protein has 2 substitutions compared to this genomic sequence) yields the protein MTGVYESPKTRINTSMLSQYISRPVCFVGRLEKVHPSGKVLTLVDGEGKSASVELNEPLDEELSGIVEIIGTLSNKGAIMATSYTQYREDKVPFDLELYNEGLKVLHDFPQHYPFEVSMSG from the exons ATGACAGGCGTTTATGAGTCTCCGAAAACCCGGATCAACACGTCGATGCTGTCTCAGTATATCAGTCGACCAGTCTGCTTCGTTGGACGCTTGGAGAAG GTACATCCATCAGGAAAGGTTTTTACACTGGTAGATGGTGAAGGAAAGTCAGCGTCAGTGGAGCTCAATGAACCC CTGGACGAAGAGCTGAGTGGGATTGTGGAGATTATTGGAACGGTGTCCAACAAAGGAGCAATCATGGCTACTTCGTATACTCAGTATCGAGAAGACAAAGTCCCGTTTG ATTTGGAGCTGTACAATGAAGGTCTGAAAGTTCTTCATGATTTTCCTCAGCATTACCCATTTGAAGTGTCAATGAGTGGTTAA